A genomic region of Fodinisporobacter ferrooxydans contains the following coding sequences:
- a CDS encoding bifunctional folylpolyglutamate synthase/dihydrofolate synthase, whose amino-acid sequence MESNFDVFRWIASFPRFGSAPPLDVVRQAAEERADPEERLKEDVFRKFGMRPGLERMQEMLRQLGNPERSLRFVHIAGTNGKGSTAAFLAGMFERAGLQTGLYTSPYLTEFHDRMGINGTSVTTDQLTAYAFRLKPVVEQMQAGIWGLPTEFEIVTVLAILYFQDQRADVVIWETGLGGRLDATNVVQPIVTIITNIGLEHTEILGSTEELIAKEKAGIVKPQIPLFTAAVGKGRDVIVQIAKERHAPVYEYAKDFAIVREWADELGQRGYFHTYTKRGLLDVYGISLQMHGWHQTVNASLAIAAYQWCIRNVFTSESMLHAKSEHLGGHWQKFVRNTVRVGVRMMKWAGRFEVIQRHPLWILDGAHNPHGAQALGRTLGEWQKRNNRRILLIAGVLKDKDATAILAPVLPLVHACIATQPDTPRALSAARLAESMEGIWKGPIGISLSVDTALEQAKDWIQRQADRSSEEIMVLCMGSLYTIAEARKHIVNFFQH is encoded by the coding sequence ATGGAATCAAATTTTGATGTCTTTCGCTGGATTGCTTCCTTTCCCCGCTTTGGCAGCGCCCCGCCTCTTGATGTCGTGCGGCAAGCGGCAGAAGAGCGCGCCGATCCGGAAGAACGGTTGAAAGAGGACGTGTTTCGCAAATTCGGCATGCGCCCAGGATTGGAACGGATGCAGGAAATGCTGCGCCAGTTGGGCAATCCGGAGCGGTCGCTGCGATTTGTGCATATTGCCGGGACGAATGGGAAAGGATCGACAGCCGCGTTTTTGGCTGGTATGTTTGAACGGGCAGGATTGCAAACGGGCTTGTATACGTCTCCGTATTTAACTGAATTTCATGATCGCATGGGCATCAACGGAACATCTGTGACAACGGATCAACTGACTGCCTACGCCTTTCGGTTAAAGCCCGTTGTCGAACAGATGCAAGCAGGAATTTGGGGGCTGCCAACCGAATTTGAAATCGTTACAGTGTTGGCCATTTTATATTTTCAGGATCAAAGGGCCGATGTAGTCATTTGGGAAACCGGACTGGGCGGTCGTCTCGATGCGACAAATGTGGTTCAACCGATTGTCACGATTATCACGAATATCGGATTGGAACATACGGAAATACTGGGAAGTACAGAGGAATTGATCGCCAAGGAAAAAGCAGGTATAGTTAAACCACAGATTCCCCTGTTTACGGCTGCAGTGGGCAAAGGGCGGGATGTCATCGTACAGATCGCCAAGGAACGCCATGCGCCTGTTTATGAATACGCCAAAGATTTTGCAATCGTCCGGGAATGGGCAGACGAACTCGGTCAGCGCGGGTATTTTCATACGTATACGAAACGCGGTTTGCTGGATGTGTACGGGATTTCACTGCAGATGCACGGATGGCATCAGACGGTGAATGCCAGCCTTGCCATTGCTGCATATCAATGGTGTATACGGAATGTGTTTACATCCGAAAGCATGTTGCATGCCAAGTCTGAACATCTGGGGGGTCATTGGCAAAAGTTTGTCAGGAACACCGTACGAGTAGGTGTGCGTATGATGAAATGGGCGGGGCGCTTTGAAGTGATTCAAAGGCATCCTCTCTGGATTTTGGATGGCGCCCACAACCCTCACGGTGCACAGGCACTCGGTCGCACATTGGGCGAATGGCAAAAGCGCAACAACCGGCGCATCCTGCTGATCGCAGGTGTTCTAAAAGATAAAGATGCAACGGCAATTCTTGCGCCTGTATTGCCGCTGGTTCATGCATGTATTGCGACACAGCCGGACACGCCGCGGGCGTTGTCTGCGGCACGATTGGCAGAGTCGATGGAAGGGATTTGGAAAGGGCCGATTGGCATCAGCCTTTCGGTGGATACGGCACTTGAGCAGGCAAAGGATTGGATACAAAGACAGGCAGATAGATCATCGGAAGAAATCATGGTGCTTTGCATGGGTTCTTTGTATACTATTGCAGAAGCGCGGAAGCATATTGTGAATTTTTTTCAACATTAA
- a CDS encoding valine--tRNA ligase: protein MSAKEWKAQEQEKESTEQQVNAQEMSTVYDPKLVEQRLYQFWLDQGCFTAGKEPEKQPYAIVIPPPNVTGQLHIGHALNFTLQDILIRWKRLSGFDALWLPGTDHAGIATQTRVEAILQKEEGVSRHDLGREKFIERVWDWKHKYGNIITNQMKNMGCSVDWSRERFTMDEGLCAAVREVFVRLYEKGLIYRGNRIINWCTRCQTALSDIEVEHEEKQGALYHLRYPLVDGSGHLIVATTRPETMLGDVAVAVHPDDARYRHLLGKRLRLPLAGREIPIIADEYVEMDFGTGCVKMTPAHDPNDFEVGQRHDLENINILNQDGTLNELAGKYAGMDRFAARKQVVADLEAQGFVEKIEEHTHAVGHCTRCSTIVEPYLSDQWFVKMEPLAKPAIRVVEEGQVQFIPERFAKIYMHWMENVRDWCISRQLWWGHRIPAWYCEDCGGTTVVRKDPDTCSHCGSSRIHQEEDVLDTWFSSALWPFSTMGWPNETNDLKRYFPTNVLVTGFDIIYFWVARMIFSALEFTDEAPFHDVVIHGLVRDAQGRKMSKSLGNGIDPLEVIEQYGADALRFMLASGTTLGNDLRFHFERVENARNFANKIWNASRYVLMNISELSAADIELGDLSQYGTADRWILHRLNETAKDMQTCLSRYDFGEATRIIYEFIWNEFCDWYIELSKLYLYGQDEGKKRQSKIVLVYVLDRALRLLHPFMPFITEEIWQHLPHTGTSISLAEWPVDQERFVDASAVSDMELLMELIRSVRNVRAEMNVPPSKPVTLLIKPTSEEYEQKLVRGTDYITRFCNPDTLEIDRGLSVPEKTVTAVLTGAEVYLPLAGLIDLDAEIARLEKEVKTLNEEVDRLDKKLSNTGFAAKAPAHVVEAEKNKRDDYADKRQKVLQRIAELKA, encoded by the coding sequence ATGTCTGCGAAAGAATGGAAAGCGCAAGAGCAAGAAAAGGAGTCGACCGAACAGCAGGTGAACGCACAAGAAATGTCGACGGTGTATGATCCGAAGCTGGTCGAGCAGCGGTTGTATCAGTTTTGGCTGGATCAGGGATGTTTTACAGCAGGGAAAGAACCGGAAAAACAGCCATATGCCATTGTGATACCGCCCCCGAATGTTACGGGTCAGCTGCATATCGGGCACGCGTTAAACTTTACACTGCAGGATATTTTGATTCGCTGGAAACGGCTGTCTGGCTTTGACGCACTGTGGCTGCCGGGAACCGACCATGCAGGGATTGCCACACAGACCCGCGTGGAAGCCATTTTGCAAAAAGAAGAAGGCGTATCTCGCCATGACCTGGGCCGTGAGAAGTTTATCGAGCGGGTTTGGGACTGGAAGCATAAATACGGCAACATCATTACAAATCAAATGAAAAATATGGGCTGCAGCGTGGATTGGTCGAGAGAGCGATTTACGATGGATGAAGGACTATGCGCCGCCGTCCGGGAAGTCTTCGTGCGGTTGTATGAAAAAGGGCTCATCTATCGAGGAAATCGGATTATTAACTGGTGTACCCGTTGTCAGACCGCATTGTCCGATATTGAAGTGGAACATGAGGAAAAACAGGGAGCTCTCTATCATCTCCGGTATCCGCTCGTCGATGGCAGCGGCCATCTGATCGTTGCCACGACCCGTCCGGAGACGATGCTCGGAGATGTAGCAGTGGCGGTTCATCCGGACGATGCACGCTACCGGCATTTGCTCGGCAAACGGCTGCGGTTGCCGCTTGCAGGCCGGGAGATTCCGATTATCGCCGACGAGTATGTAGAGATGGATTTTGGCACGGGCTGTGTCAAAATGACGCCCGCACATGATCCCAATGATTTTGAAGTCGGTCAGCGGCATGATTTGGAGAATATCAACATATTGAATCAAGATGGCACATTAAACGAATTGGCAGGCAAGTATGCGGGCATGGATCGTTTTGCAGCGCGCAAACAAGTGGTTGCGGATCTGGAAGCGCAAGGCTTTGTGGAAAAAATTGAAGAACATACACATGCCGTCGGCCATTGCACACGCTGCTCCACGATTGTGGAACCATACTTGTCCGATCAATGGTTTGTAAAAATGGAGCCGCTGGCAAAACCGGCCATCCGCGTTGTGGAAGAAGGGCAGGTTCAGTTTATCCCGGAACGGTTCGCCAAAATCTATATGCACTGGATGGAAAACGTCCGTGACTGGTGCATCTCGCGGCAGTTGTGGTGGGGACACCGGATTCCGGCATGGTATTGCGAAGATTGCGGCGGTACGACAGTTGTGCGGAAAGATCCGGATACCTGTTCCCATTGCGGCAGCAGCCGCATTCATCAAGAAGAGGATGTTTTGGATACGTGGTTCTCATCTGCTTTGTGGCCGTTTTCAACAATGGGCTGGCCAAACGAGACGAATGACCTGAAACGATACTTCCCGACGAATGTGCTTGTCACCGGTTTTGACATTATTTATTTTTGGGTCGCCCGCATGATCTTTTCTGCCTTGGAGTTCACAGATGAAGCACCGTTTCATGATGTTGTCATACATGGGTTGGTGCGGGACGCACAAGGCCGCAAGATGTCGAAAAGCCTCGGCAACGGGATCGATCCTCTCGAAGTGATCGAACAATACGGTGCGGATGCGCTGCGGTTCATGCTGGCATCCGGCACAACATTAGGGAATGATTTGCGTTTCCACTTTGAGAGGGTCGAAAACGCCCGCAACTTTGCGAATAAAATATGGAACGCTTCCCGCTATGTCCTGATGAACATATCCGAATTGTCCGCCGCAGATATCGAGCTTGGCGACTTGAGTCAGTACGGAACGGCAGACCGGTGGATTTTGCATCGTTTGAATGAGACGGCAAAAGATATGCAAACATGTCTTTCCCGTTATGATTTCGGGGAAGCGACGCGGATCATTTATGAATTCATCTGGAATGAATTCTGCGACTGGTACATCGAGTTGTCAAAATTGTATTTATACGGACAGGATGAAGGGAAGAAACGCCAATCCAAAATTGTGCTCGTATATGTGCTGGACCGCGCGCTGCGTTTGCTGCACCCGTTTATGCCGTTTATTACGGAAGAAATCTGGCAACACTTGCCTCATACAGGCACAAGCATCTCGTTGGCAGAATGGCCGGTAGATCAGGAGCGCTTTGTCGATGCGTCGGCAGTGTCCGACATGGAGCTGTTGATGGAACTGATTCGCAGTGTCCGCAATGTGCGCGCAGAAATGAACGTTCCGCCAAGCAAACCGGTCACGCTTCTGATCAAGCCAACATCGGAAGAGTATGAGCAGAAGCTTGTGCGTGGGACCGATTACATTACGCGCTTTTGCAATCCGGACACATTGGAGATCGACCGCGGCCTGTCTGTACCGGAAAAAACAGTAACAGCCGTGTTGACAGGTGCGGAAGTGTATCTGCCGCTGGCCGGATTGATCGACCTGGACGCGGAGATCGCGCGCTTGGAAAAAGAGGTCAAAACGTTAAATGAAGAAGTGGATCGTTTGGATAAAAAATTGTCGAACACAGGCTTTGCGGCAAAAGCGCCTGCACATGTAGTGGAAGCGGAAAAAAACAAGCGGGACGATTATGCGGACAAACGCCAGAAAGTTTTGCAGCGAATCGCCGAATTAAAAGCTTAA
- a CDS encoding CotS family spore coat protein, with translation MTSKSRWETEDWADIVIAYGADPDVISEYDFSPLRVKMVRNVLRLRGANGDRMFKKVAYSDTRLAFVHGVVEHVYHNGYPYVPRFIRNKFGDAYVLDHSGQYYMTDWLPGRELELRKPQQLEQMAENLARFHKAAAGYQSSEPLFESKDDVSSQWRRYLAKLQSYRQAILQKHTPDEFDRLFLENWDYITEMIEDALFQLHHSPYPELIANARAAQQICHGSISRQNILADDERMYFVDFDHCHYGPVIQDLAALLHRYMPRCEWDEDVVLGIVDRYKEVRKLSNEELQVLNVYLQFPVRPVQVIEWYYEKLKNWDLDTYVDELLKSLDRDEDRDDFVDVMAEYYGIELYDGVSLQSANPAVPADGIANQEPLFTTAAGLAAQSLETDRAIEKHAHAEVPISWSAESSSVILDNEEDQREMNRPLFQSAQEKVRSKRKHRMVREKSPHAKGKHSRAKEQSTAEHSFGKEKKQGIWVDTQHIRRPVQSHDDISED, from the coding sequence ATGACATCGAAATCCAGATGGGAGACAGAAGATTGGGCGGATATTGTGATCGCGTACGGTGCAGATCCGGATGTGATCAGCGAGTATGATTTTTCACCGCTTCGTGTAAAAATGGTGCGCAATGTGTTGCGGTTGCGCGGCGCAAATGGAGACCGAATGTTTAAGAAAGTGGCGTATTCCGATACGCGTCTGGCGTTTGTTCATGGTGTGGTGGAGCATGTGTATCACAATGGATATCCATATGTGCCGCGATTTATCCGGAACAAGTTTGGCGATGCCTATGTGTTGGATCATTCCGGTCAGTATTATATGACCGATTGGCTTCCCGGACGTGAATTGGAACTTCGCAAACCGCAGCAATTGGAACAGATGGCCGAGAATCTGGCCCGGTTTCATAAAGCGGCTGCAGGCTATCAGTCCAGTGAACCGCTGTTTGAAAGCAAGGATGATGTCAGTTCCCAATGGCGCAGGTATCTGGCCAAACTACAATCCTATCGGCAAGCAATCTTGCAAAAGCACACGCCGGATGAGTTTGACCGATTGTTTTTGGAAAACTGGGATTATATAACGGAAATGATTGAAGACGCATTATTTCAACTACACCATAGTCCATACCCGGAATTGATCGCAAATGCTCGTGCGGCGCAACAGATTTGTCATGGAAGCATCAGCAGACAGAATATATTGGCAGATGACGAACGGATGTATTTCGTCGATTTTGATCATTGCCATTATGGTCCGGTTATTCAGGATTTGGCAGCTCTGTTGCACCGTTATATGCCCAGATGCGAATGGGATGAAGATGTGGTGCTGGGAATTGTGGATCGTTATAAAGAAGTGAGGAAATTATCCAACGAAGAGCTGCAAGTATTAAATGTGTATTTGCAATTCCCTGTCCGTCCTGTTCAAGTGATTGAGTGGTATTATGAGAAACTGAAAAATTGGGATCTGGACACCTATGTGGATGAACTCCTGAAATCTCTCGACCGGGATGAAGATCGGGATGATTTTGTCGATGTAATGGCCGAATATTATGGCATTGAATTATATGACGGGGTATCGCTGCAGTCCGCAAACCCTGCTGTGCCTGCCGACGGAATCGCCAATCAGGAACCGCTGTTTACGACGGCAGCAGGTTTAGCGGCACAAAGCCTGGAAACGGATAGGGCGATAGAAAAACATGCCCATGCTGAGGTGCCAATTTCCTGGTCGGCAGAATCCTCCTCTGTCATCTTGGACAATGAGGAAGATCAAAGGGAGATGAATCGCCCGCTATTTCAATCTGCGCAAGAAAAAGTCCGATCCAAGCGGAAACATCGAATGGTCCGCGAAAAAAGCCCGCACGCAAAAGGAAAGCACAGCCGGGCAAAAGAACAAAGTACAGCCGAGCATTCATTCGGGAAAGAAAAAAAACAAGGCATTTGGGTGGATACGCAACATATCAGGCGCCCTGTGCAGTCGCATGACGACATTTCCGAGGATTGA
- a CDS encoding LysM peptidoglycan-binding domain-containing protein, translating to MSETDRNAAVRIHIDQQVFIDAIAGAEEIEDATVVTEVVGFDRSNEYYVLDGALVFTGYVRQMDEEDREITAEDLMGDIASAVAEDDVTVQQIHCRMPFTLEVPVAAQRTEYINVTARVGTWNLHVLGPKWVHVRAELIVNGLTGAEGYRFRCGTQEEGFANVEQGALEQPPSVPYLSPYATPSQPLTWDRPWSQSAYRNDAGSSTIGIPPSGFTGIPSGSISAFANSGTPHEEYQPAAQSGVEAFRYAEDVRSHSLPSDASSSKLQMQAANDSAVADSRSEQTRAEQIQPIEQIQAEQVQAQVEQIHATEAQELEYARGVESQTERREESFMQALETAAKTQELQTEAQAESATVFEIGHVHASASASASAAAQTYHFEELAESSTVQKDPQFQLKIQSKKEKESSTFDAMSKLMDAAKPASQSIFRESNSESRPGVAVPVTSGVVETPVVEEVSVIPVVEQVAAVSTPVAPTVLQQSVNLQETEAVEQAESKTVVDLSVAELPQASITIAEDKKYRPEEDRVYLWTEMYPYLEETFQTMKFRIVQETDTIDRIAENYRVLPSEVMRVNQLTTEQIDIGQLLYIPERKR from the coding sequence GTGAGCGAAACAGATCGCAATGCAGCGGTCCGGATTCATATTGACCAACAAGTGTTTATCGATGCAATTGCCGGCGCAGAAGAAATTGAAGACGCTACTGTGGTTACGGAAGTGGTTGGATTTGATCGATCCAATGAATATTACGTGCTGGATGGTGCGTTGGTATTTACCGGTTACGTCCGACAAATGGATGAGGAGGATCGGGAAATTACGGCAGAAGATTTGATGGGAGACATTGCTTCCGCAGTTGCGGAAGATGATGTAACAGTCCAGCAGATTCATTGCCGGATGCCGTTTACATTAGAAGTCCCGGTAGCTGCCCAAAGAACCGAGTATATTAACGTAACAGCAAGGGTCGGTACATGGAACTTGCATGTGCTTGGTCCCAAATGGGTGCATGTCCGTGCAGAATTGATCGTCAATGGATTGACTGGGGCAGAGGGTTACCGGTTTCGCTGCGGTACACAGGAAGAAGGATTTGCAAATGTGGAGCAAGGAGCTTTGGAGCAACCGCCATCCGTTCCTTATCTATCGCCATATGCCACACCTTCCCAACCGCTGACTTGGGATCGTCCGTGGTCGCAATCGGCGTACCGAAATGATGCAGGTTCATCGACGATCGGAATTCCCCCCTCAGGTTTTACCGGAATTCCTTCAGGTTCCATAAGTGCTTTTGCAAATTCGGGAACCCCCCACGAGGAGTATCAGCCTGCTGCACAATCTGGTGTCGAAGCATTCCGGTATGCGGAAGATGTCCGAAGTCACTCGTTGCCATCCGATGCGTCGTCGTCAAAGTTGCAAATGCAAGCAGCGAACGATTCTGCCGTTGCCGACAGCCGTTCGGAACAGACACGAGCAGAACAGATACAACCGATAGAACAGATACAGGCAGAACAAGTGCAGGCACAAGTAGAACAGATACATGCAACAGAAGCACAAGAGTTGGAATATGCGAGAGGAGTCGAAAGCCAAACCGAGCGCCGGGAAGAATCCTTCATGCAAGCGTTGGAAACTGCAGCGAAAACGCAAGAACTGCAAACAGAGGCACAAGCGGAATCTGCAACAGTTTTCGAAATCGGGCATGTCCATGCCTCTGCAAGTGCAAGTGCAAGTGCGGCTGCACAGACGTATCATTTCGAAGAACTGGCGGAGTCAAGTACGGTTCAAAAAGATCCGCAGTTCCAACTGAAGATTCAATCAAAGAAAGAAAAAGAATCTTCTACATTTGATGCGATGTCAAAGCTGATGGATGCCGCTAAGCCTGCAAGCCAATCCATCTTTCGAGAAAGCAATTCGGAATCGAGACCGGGTGTCGCAGTTCCGGTTACTTCAGGAGTCGTGGAAACACCTGTCGTTGAGGAAGTATCTGTCATACCTGTTGTTGAACAAGTAGCGGCTGTATCGACTCCGGTTGCGCCGACCGTGTTGCAGCAATCTGTGAACTTGCAGGAGACGGAAGCTGTTGAACAAGCGGAATCGAAAACCGTTGTCGATTTAAGCGTTGCCGAACTGCCGCAAGCGTCTATTACAATCGCTGAAGATAAAAAATACCGCCCCGAGGAAGACCGCGTCTACTTATGGACGGAAATGTATCCGTACCTGGAAGAGACATTCCAGACGATGAAGTTCCGCATTGTTCAAGAAACCGATACGATCGACCGAATTGCGGAAAATTATCGTGTCCTTCCATCGGAAGTCATGCGAGTCAACCAGTTGACAACGGAACAAATCGATATCGGGCAACTTCTTTATATTCCGGAACGCAAACGCTAA
- the hemL gene encoding glutamate-1-semialdehyde 2,1-aminomutase produces the protein MYPKSEQAFAEARQFIPGGVNSPVRAFRAVGGNPLFIEKAAGSRLYDVDGNSYIDYVLSWGPMILGHADPEVIGQVKAYAERGTSFGAPTTLETEMAKKVCELVPSVESVRMVNSGTEATMSALRLARGYTKRAKIVKFEGCYHGHADSFLIKAGSGVATFGLPDSPGVPESVATNTITVPYNDIESLQLVFSQFGEEIAAVIIEPVAGNMGCVLPKPGYLQAVREITKQFGALLIFDEVMTGFRVALGGAQEKFGIDPDLTTLGKVIGGGMPVGAYGGKREILEMIAPTGPVYQAGTLSGNPLAMIAGYTTLCRLEQAGTYERLEQMGKLLTDGFREIGEERGIPIFTHSIGGMFGVFFTEESVTDYTSAKTCDFDLYAKYFHGMLETGVYFAPSQLEAGFLSLAHSDADIHMTLEAARTVLKRV, from the coding sequence GTGTATCCAAAGTCAGAACAGGCATTTGCAGAAGCCAGACAATTTATCCCAGGCGGCGTTAACAGTCCGGTTCGCGCGTTCCGTGCAGTCGGCGGCAATCCACTGTTTATCGAAAAAGCAGCAGGCAGCCGCTTATATGACGTGGATGGGAATTCCTATATAGACTATGTGCTTTCCTGGGGACCGATGATCCTCGGGCATGCAGATCCGGAAGTGATCGGGCAAGTCAAGGCATATGCGGAGCGGGGCACGAGTTTTGGCGCTCCGACAACGCTGGAGACGGAGATGGCAAAAAAAGTTTGTGAGCTGGTGCCGTCTGTCGAATCGGTGCGCATGGTGAACTCCGGTACAGAAGCGACGATGAGTGCGCTGCGATTGGCTCGCGGCTATACGAAACGCGCCAAAATCGTGAAATTTGAAGGCTGCTACCATGGCCATGCAGACAGTTTTTTGATCAAAGCGGGTTCTGGTGTCGCTACGTTCGGACTTCCGGATAGTCCGGGCGTGCCGGAGAGTGTGGCGACAAATACCATTACTGTACCATACAATGACATCGAGAGTTTGCAGTTGGTTTTTTCCCAATTCGGTGAAGAAATTGCCGCTGTGATCATCGAGCCGGTCGCCGGCAACATGGGCTGTGTACTGCCGAAGCCGGGATATCTGCAGGCGGTTCGGGAGATCACCAAACAATTTGGCGCTCTCTTGATTTTTGACGAAGTGATGACTGGCTTTCGTGTGGCATTGGGCGGTGCACAGGAGAAGTTTGGCATCGACCCGGATCTTACGACACTTGGAAAAGTGATTGGCGGCGGCATGCCGGTTGGCGCATACGGCGGTAAAAGGGAAATACTAGAAATGATTGCTCCAACAGGGCCTGTATACCAGGCAGGTACATTGTCCGGCAATCCGTTGGCGATGATTGCCGGATATACCACCCTTTGCCGTTTGGAGCAAGCCGGTACATATGAACGCCTGGAACAGATGGGAAAATTGCTGACAGACGGCTTCCGGGAAATTGGCGAAGAACGGGGGATTCCCATTTTTACGCATTCGATTGGCGGCATGTTTGGCGTGTTTTTTACCGAAGAATCGGTCACAGATTATACAAGTGCAAAGACTTGTGATTTTGATTTGTATGCGAAATATTTTCACGGCATGTTGGAAACAGGCGTGTATTTTGCTCCCTCCCAGTTGGAAGCCGGTTTCTTGTCATTGGCTCATTCCGATGCGGATATTCATATGACATTAGAAGCGGCGCGGACTGTGTTGAAACGGGTGTAA